The DNA region CGTCCACGATGCGCGGTTCCTTGCGGATGGCAAGTGCGACATTGGTCAACGGACCGATGGCGAACAGGCTGATCTGTTTGGGTTCGGCAAGAAAGCGCTCGATCAGGTAATCGATGGCATGAGCATCGACAACGGACGAAGTCGGATCAGGCAGATCGGTACGACCCATTCCACTGGAACCGTGAACAGCCTCCCCCGACGCATGAGGCGCTTTCACGAGCGGATGCGAGCATCCACGTGCAACAGGGATGTGAGTCGCATTCACCATTTCCAACACAGAGAGCGCATTGCGGGTGGCTTTCTCCAGCGAGACGTTGCCCTGCACGGTGGTGAGGGCTTCAAGTTGAATTTCGGGCGAGGCGAGCGCGAGCAGGAAGGTCAGCGCGTCGTCCACGCCGGGGTCGGTGTCGATGATGATGCGGGTTGGGGTCAATGTTCGCTCTTGGCGGCTTGCGCCTCTATAAATTTTTCGACTTCATCCTTGGTTGGCAAAGAAGGCTGCGCGCCAAATTTGGTCGTGGCAAGCGCGCCGCAGGCGCATCCGTAACGGACAGCCGCCAGCAGATTGTCTGCCTCCATATCGGATGCCAGTATTTTGGAAGTGAAACCGGCAATGAAGGCATCGCCTGCGGCGGTGGTATCGACCACATCCACTTGGAACGCATTCACTTGAACAGTCTGGTCGGCGGTTACGATCAACGCGCCCCTGCTTCCCAGCGTCACGATCACGATCTGTACGCCCAGTTTCAGGATCTCCTGTGCGGCGTTCTCTGCTGATTTTAAATCCGTGACCGGCGTATTAGAGAGCAGGGCAAGTTCGCTTTCGTTGGGAACGAGGATATCCACATGGGCGAGCAAGTCGGCGGGGATCTGGCGGGCAGGCGCGGGATTAAGGATGACCGTCGCGCCGTTGGACTTGTAGCGCTTTGCCGCATGCAGGACCGTCTCCATGGGAATCTCGAATTGCAAGAGCAGGATGCTCGCATCCGGCGCAGCGTCCACATCCTCCGTGTTGACCCTGCCGTTCGCGCCCGGTGAAATGACGATGCTGTTCTGCCCGTTCTCATCCACGATGATGATGGCAGTCCCCGAAGCGACGCTATCCTCGCTGACATGGGATGTGTGTACATGATTTGCGTTAAGATTTTCAACCAGGAACGGGGCGAAGTTATCGCGTCCCACCCGTCCGACCATTGCCACCCGTGCCCCCTGCCTTGCCGCCGCCACGGCTTGATTGGCGCCCTTGCCGCCGGGGATGGTCAGCAAGTCGCCGCCGCTGATGGTCTCGCCGGGTCCTGGAAAACGCGGCGCACGGACGACGAGGTCTGCATTGAGAGAGCCAACTACAACGACATCGTGCTTTTTCGTATCAGCCATGCGGATTATTTTACCTTATGACCTCCGCGGTGCCACCACTCCGCCTTTCACGTCCCAAATCTCTGCATCTTTCACGAACTCAGGCGAGAACAACGAGAGATCGGTGGTGGTGAACAACACCTGACGGTCTTCGCCGACGTACTTCAGCAGATCCGTGCGGCGCGATGTATCCAATTCCGCCATCACTTCATCGAGCAGGATGACGGGATACTCGCCCGTGCGTTCCTTCATCCATTCCACTTCGGCGAGTTTGAGCGCCAGCAACGTCGTCCGCATTTGTCCGCGCGAGCCGTAATCGCTCACGTCCGCTTTGTTGATGATGAAACGCAGGTCATCACGGTGCGGACCGATCGTCGTCACGCCGCGCGCGATCTCTTCGCTGCGAATCTCCTTCAAACGCGCCAGAAATCCCTCCTGAATTTCATCCAGCTCTATCAAAGAACGGTCAATGACCGTATCGAGCTTCAAGCCGAGTTGTCCGTTCGGTTTGGGCAGCGGATCGTAGGCGGGTTCATAGGCGAGACGCAGGATCTCGGTTCCGCGAGTCAGCTCGTGATGGATGCGCGAAGCGAGTCGTTCGATCTCCTTGACGGCTTGGATGCGCCACAGGATGATCTGCGCCCCGAACCTGACCAGCGCCTCATCCCACACCTGAAGTTGATCCCTGCTCCCGTTGCCTTCGTTCAACGCCTTAAGCAATGCGTTGCGTTGACTGAGCGCCTGCGAATATTCGCCCAGCGCGCGCGCATACGAAGGGACGGTCTGCGCCAGCGCGAGGTTGAGATAGCGGCGGCGTTCGTCGGGTCCGCCCTCGATGATCTGCGACATCTGCGGCACGAAAATGACCGCGTTGAAATGCCCGATCACATCGTTGGCATGACGTTTTACACCGTCGAGCAAAATCTCCTTGCGAAGCCGTTGACCGTTGACTCCCGTCGGCTCAAGGATCAGGCGCGCTTCGAGGCGGTGTTTGGTCTTGCCGCGCTGGTAGTCCGCCACGAGGCGCGTCACCGCCAGCGGATTCTTCGCTTCGTGAAAGTTGACGATCTGCCGGTCCGCGTGGGTTTGAAAGG from Anaerolineales bacterium includes:
- the rbsK gene encoding ribokinase; its protein translation is MADTKKHDVVVVGSLNADLVVRAPRFPGPGETISGGDLLTIPGGKGANQAVAAARQGARVAMVGRVGRDNFAPFLVENLNANHVHTSHVSEDSVASGTAIIIVDENGQNSIVISPGANGRVNTEDVDAAPDASILLLQFEIPMETVLHAAKRYKSNGATVILNPAPARQIPADLLAHVDILVPNESELALLSNTPVTDLKSAENAAQEILKLGVQIVIVTLGSRGALIVTADQTVQVNAFQVDVVDTTAAGDAFIAGFTSKILASDMEADNLLAAVRYGCACGALATTKFGAQPSLPTKDEVEKFIEAQAAKSEH
- the recF gene encoding DNA replication/repair protein RecF, with translation METAGRRRNPAGLTANFYMHLKHLSLTNFRSLTRLDTDLPRRAVVLVGQNAQGKTSVLEAIYFLAAFTSFQTHADRQIVNFHEAKNPLAVTRLVADYQRGKTKHRLEARLILEPTGVNGQRLRKEILLDGVKRHANDVIGHFNAVIFVPQMSQIIEGGPDERRRYLNLALAQTVPSYARALGEYSQALSQRNALLKALNEGNGSRDQLQVWDEALVRFGAQIILWRIQAVKEIERLASRIHHELTRGTEILRLAYEPAYDPLPKPNGQLGLKLDTVIDRSLIELDEIQEGFLARLKEIRSEEIARGVTTIGPHRDDLRFIINKADVSDYGSRGQMRTTLLALKLAEVEWMKERTGEYPVILLDEVMAELDTSRRTDLLKYVGEDRQVLFTTTDLSLFSPEFVKDAEIWDVKGGVVAPRRS